Proteins encoded in a region of the Halodesulfovibrio marinisediminis DSM 17456 genome:
- the ribB gene encoding 3,4-dihydroxy-2-butanone-4-phosphate synthase: MNQSLLDQFGTPEERVERALTALQQGFGVIVTDDEDRENEGDMIFSSEHLTPEQMALLIRECSGIVCLCMTDEKVKQLDLPMMVDENHSQYQTAFTVSIEAAEGVTTGVSAADRVRTVKAASCGNASSSDINSPGHVFPLRACEGGVLERRGHTEATVDLMRLSGLGTCGVLCEVTNPDGTMARMPELVEISKKYEMPMLTIEDLVAYRTQKNI, translated from the coding sequence ATGAATCAGTCATTACTTGATCAGTTTGGTACCCCAGAAGAACGTGTAGAACGAGCTCTCACTGCTTTGCAGCAGGGATTCGGTGTAATTGTTACTGACGATGAAGATCGTGAAAACGAAGGTGATATGATCTTTTCTTCAGAGCATCTCACCCCAGAACAGATGGCGTTGCTTATTCGTGAATGTAGCGGCATTGTATGCCTTTGCATGACTGATGAAAAAGTTAAGCAGCTTGATTTACCTATGATGGTTGATGAAAACCATAGCCAGTATCAGACAGCATTCACTGTATCTATTGAAGCTGCAGAGGGTGTAACAACTGGTGTTTCTGCTGCTGACCGTGTTCGCACTGTTAAAGCTGCTTCATGCGGCAATGCAAGTTCTTCAGATATTAACAGTCCAGGTCATGTATTCCCGCTTCGTGCGTGTGAGGGTGGCGTTCTTGAACGTCGCGGTCATACTGAAGCAACTGTAGATCTTATGCGCCTTTCCGGTCTTGGAACATGTGGTGTACTATGTGAAGTAACAAATCCAGATGGTACCATGGCACGTATGCCGGAGCTTGTTGAAATCTCTAAAAAATATGAGATGCCAATGCTTACCATTGAAGATTTGGTAGCTTACAGAACACAAAAGAATA